Sequence from the Streptomyces sp. R33 genome:
GGCTCAAGCCCGTCGCGGTCGTCCTCACCCACGGCCACATCGACCATGTGGCCTCGGTGGTCCCGGTGTGCGGAGCGCACGACGTACCGGCCTGGATCCACCCCGAGGACCGCTTCATGATGAGCGACCCGGAGAAGGCGCTGGGACGCTCCCTGGGAGCACAGCTGATGGGCGAGCTCACCGTGGGGGAGCCCTCCGACGTGAAGGAGCTCACCGACGGCGCGAAGCTGGCGCTGGCGGGCATGGAGCTCACCGTCTCGCACGCGCCCGGTCATACCAGGGGGTCGGTGACCTTCGGGATGCCCGAGGCGGGGGACATCCCCCCGCTGCTGTTCTCGGGCGACCTGCTCTTCGCCGGCTCCATCGGACGTACCGACTTCCCGGGCGGCAGCCACGCGGACATGCTCGAGTCGCTGGCCCGCGTGTGCCTGCCGCTCGACGACTCGACCGTGGTGCTGCCCGGTCACAACGAGCACACGACCATTGGCCGTGAGCGCGCCACCAACCCGTACCTGCGGCAGGTGGCCGCCGGCCTGGGAGACGGCTTCACGTCTCCACGACGAGGAATGTGACGAGAGTTTCGTGAGCACCTTCAAGGCCCCCAAGGGCACGTACGACCTGATCCCGCCCTACTCGGCGAAGTACCTGGCCGTCCGCGACGCCATCTCCGGCCCCCTGCGGCTGTCCGGCTACGGGTACGTCGAGACGCCGGGCTTCGAGGACGTCGACCTGTTCGCGCGCGGTGTCGGCGAGTCCACCGACATCGTGACCAAGGAGATGTACACCCTCACGACGAAGGGCGGGGCCAACCTCGCGCTGCGTCCCGAGGGCACCGCGTCCGTGCTGCGCGCGGCGCTGGAGGCGAACCTGCACAAGGCCGGCGGCCTGCCGGTGAAGCTCTGGTACTCGGGCTCGTACTACCGCTACGAGCGCCCGCAGAAGGGCCGCTACCGCCACTTCTCGCAGGTCGGTGCCGAGGCGATCGGCGCCGAGGACCCTGCGCTGGACGCCGAGCTGATCATCCTGGCCGACCAGGCGTACCGCACGCTCGGCCTGCGCAACTTCCGGATCCTGCTGAACTCGCTGGGCGACAAGGAATGCCGCCCGGTGTACCGGGAGGCGCTCCAGGCCTTCCTGCGCGGGCTGGACCTGGACGCGGAGACCGTGCGCCGGGCCGAGATCAACCCGCTGCGCGTCCTCGACGACAAGCGGCCCGAGGTACAGAAGCAGCTGGTCGGCGCGCCGATGCTGCGGGACTACCTGTGCGACGCGTGCAAGGCGTACCACGAGGAGGTGCGGACGCTGATCACGGCGGCGGGCGTGGCCTTCGAGGACGACGAGAAGCTGGTGCGCGGCCTGGACTACTACACCCGCACCACGTTCGAGTTCGTCCACGACGGTCTGGGCTCGCAGTCGGCGGTGGGCGGCGGCGGGCGCTATGACGGGCTGTCCGAGATGATCGGCGGGCCGGCGCTGCCGTCGGTGGGCTGGGCGCTGGGCGTGGACCGTACGGTGCTGGCGCTCGAAGCCGAGGGTGTCGAGCTGGACATCCCGCCGACGACGTCGGTGTTCGCGGTGGCGCTGGGCGAGGCGAAGCCGGTGCTGTTCGGGCTGGTCACGGAGCTCCGCAAGGCCGGTGTCGCGGCGGACATCTCGTACGGGGGCAAGGGCCTCAAGGGCGCGATGAAGGACGCGAACCGGTCGGGGGCACGGTTCGCGGTGGTCGCGGGCGACCGGGACCTCGCCGAGGGTGTCGTCCAGCTGAAGGACATGGAGTCCGGGGAGCAGTCCCCGGTCGCCCTGACGGACGTGGTCGCCCTCCTGCGTACCAAGCTGGCCTGACGGAAGCCGTCACAGGAGCTCGTGCCGCATGGCTGTGGTCACCGCAGCCGTGCGGTCCGTGACCTCCAGCTTGCCGAAGATCCGCAGCAGGTGCGTTTTGACGGTGGATTCCGCGACGAACAGGCGGCGGCCGATCTCCGCGTTCGTCGCGCCCTCCGCGACCAGCCGGAGGACCGCCACCTCCCGGTCGGAGAGGCGCGGGCGCTCCGGGCGGGTGCGGAGGCGGTCCACCAGGCGGCCCGCCACCGACGGGGCCAGGACCGTCTCGCCCCGTACGGCCGCGCGGATCGCGTCGGCCAGTTCGGCCCGTGCCATGTCCTTCAGGAGGTAGCCCGCCGCCCCCGCCTCCACCGCCCGCAGGATGTCCCGGTCGTTCTCGTACGTCGTCAGGACCACGACCCTGACGGGCAGCCGGGCCGCGCTGATCCGGGCGATGGACTCGACGCCGTCGCCGT
This genomic interval carries:
- a CDS encoding MBL fold metallo-hydrolase, which translates into the protein MLIAGFPAGAWGTNCYVVAPAAGEECVIIDPGHQATQGVEETLKKHRLKPVAVVLTHGHIDHVASVVPVCGAHDVPAWIHPEDRFMMSDPEKALGRSLGAQLMGELTVGEPSDVKELTDGAKLALAGMELTVSHAPGHTRGSVTFGMPEAGDIPPLLFSGDLLFAGSIGRTDFPGGSHADMLESLARVCLPLDDSTVVLPGHNEHTTIGRERATNPYLRQVAAGLGDGFTSPRRGM
- the hisS gene encoding histidine--tRNA ligase, with translation MSTFKAPKGTYDLIPPYSAKYLAVRDAISGPLRLSGYGYVETPGFEDVDLFARGVGESTDIVTKEMYTLTTKGGANLALRPEGTASVLRAALEANLHKAGGLPVKLWYSGSYYRYERPQKGRYRHFSQVGAEAIGAEDPALDAELIILADQAYRTLGLRNFRILLNSLGDKECRPVYREALQAFLRGLDLDAETVRRAEINPLRVLDDKRPEVQKQLVGAPMLRDYLCDACKAYHEEVRTLITAAGVAFEDDEKLVRGLDYYTRTTFEFVHDGLGSQSAVGGGGRYDGLSEMIGGPALPSVGWALGVDRTVLALEAEGVELDIPPTTSVFAVALGEAKPVLFGLVTELRKAGVAADISYGGKGLKGAMKDANRSGARFAVVAGDRDLAEGVVQLKDMESGEQSPVALTDVVALLRTKLA
- a CDS encoding response regulator; the encoded protein is MIRILLADDHPVVREGLRGMLSAEPDLEVVAEAANGPQAEALAAELVPGGLDLILMDLRMPDGDGVESIARISAARLPVRVVVLTTYENDRDILRAVEAGAAGYLLKDMARAELADAIRAAVRGETVLAPSVAGRLVDRLRTRPERPRLSDREVAVLRLVAEGATNAEIGRRLFVAESTVKTHLLRIFGKLEVTDRTAAVTTAMRHELL